A section of the Coleofasciculus sp. FACHB-T130 genome encodes:
- a CDS encoding acyl-CoA desaturase, giving the protein MSISFSNPSKINNFQKTLNVIVVAMPVVGFIAATLAIIFWERGVQPLDLSLLVGMYALTFFGITVGYHRFFTHRAFQAGAFVRAFLAIAGCMAGQGPVASWVSHHRCHHLYSDTQQDFHSPNIHGEGFWGVVQGFWHAHTGWLLNVDWTPPYPYVSDLNRDKVVQKIDQLYILWVLLSLLIPTLLGGVLTGSWSGALRGLIWGGGIRIFLLHQFTFSVNSVCHLWGKRQFPTEDQSKNNLFVAIMTLGEGWHNNHHAFQHSARFGLRWWQLDFGWLGILALNRLGLVWNVKVPSSSEIELKSITSSVG; this is encoded by the coding sequence GTGTCAATCTCTTTCTCCAATCCTTCTAAAATCAACAATTTTCAGAAAACACTGAATGTCATCGTCGTCGCCATGCCTGTGGTGGGATTTATTGCTGCGACCCTGGCTATCATCTTCTGGGAACGTGGGGTCCAGCCGCTGGATCTCAGTCTACTCGTAGGAATGTATGCCCTGACTTTCTTTGGCATCACTGTGGGGTATCACAGGTTTTTCACCCATCGTGCCTTTCAGGCTGGGGCATTTGTGCGTGCCTTTTTAGCGATCGCTGGCTGCATGGCAGGTCAAGGCCCAGTCGCCAGCTGGGTGAGCCACCATCGCTGTCATCACCTCTACTCAGATACTCAACAAGACTTCCACTCACCAAATATTCACGGAGAAGGGTTTTGGGGAGTTGTTCAAGGCTTTTGGCACGCCCATACTGGCTGGCTGCTAAACGTCGATTGGACGCCCCCATACCCCTATGTCTCGGATCTCAATCGTGACAAAGTTGTCCAAAAAATCGACCAGCTCTACATCCTTTGGGTGCTACTTTCTCTGTTAATTCCGACGCTTCTGGGTGGAGTCTTAACCGGGTCGTGGTCAGGAGCATTGAGAGGCTTAATCTGGGGCGGAGGTATCCGGATTTTCCTCTTGCACCAGTTTACTTTTAGCGTCAACTCAGTCTGCCACCTTTGGGGAAAACGCCAATTTCCCACAGAAGATCAAAGTAAGAACAATCTTTTCGTCGCCATCATGACCCTCGGTGAAGGATGGCACAATAACCACCATGCTTTCCAGCACTCGGCAAGGTTTGGACTCAGATGGTGGCAACTTGATTTCGGTTGGTTAGGTATCCTCGCCCTCAATCGCTTAGGGCTTGTCTGGAATGTCAAAGTTCCATCCTCAAGCGAAATCGAACTGAAAAGCATCACTTCTTCAGTTGGATAG